In Plasmodium vivax chromosome 14, whole genome shotgun sequence, the genomic window CGCTTATATATGCACTTACGTACAGCACGTGCATACGCATACGTACGTTACACGTGTAGATTATTTCTTACGCAAAGGACTTTTTCCCGAACTGTTCTGCGTAGAAAGACATACAATTTCTCGTAAATGCCTTTttattacgtaaaaaaaattgaaaactaaccaaaaaatatgtgaagaaaatatttccctGATGAAAGATATGCCTATAAAAGGAATACATTTTTTGGGTAAGAAATTTAATATGACCAAtgtttcgaaaaaaaaaaattgtaaaaaaggagcacaCGTAGTCATATGCATTTAAGTGCATCATGTATTTGGCATATAAAATGTTCTGCAGATTTctaatttaacattttttcgcaaggataaaattttttaaattcattttgaTAGGGCATATTCTGCAGTTTACCCAAAAAtgacgatttttttcttcctttgtCCCTTATTATGTTGATACTTTGTAGCACCTCCTAGTGTTTGGCTGTCAACAGGAGGGTAATTCGTTTCACCACCAGTATTCCAATTGAGTACTTATTCACTTAAACGAATATTCTTTCATTCTTACTATATTTCTATCCTCTGTTGTTTGCCTGAATGGGGGGTTCATCTGGAAATGTGCGAACTGTGTAGACAAAATAATTGTTTCTTTGAGGGGGCATTTAAGAGTGatcattttttgtgcaaaactTTGTCCTTCCAATGAACgctaaagggaaaaaatatatttttttaccagcttcactcatttttaatgagCTATCTTTAAATGCCTGAGTCTGGCATAAAGTGCGCACGTAAGGACATACATAGGCACGTACATCCATATGCATATACTTATTGGTTAGCATTTCCAAGAAACTTTTTTCACCTCATCAGTGGTGCCAACCgtatgaatatatttactCCTACAGCAGCGCGCGAACGAGcgctattttttatgtacctaAGAGGTTCACAAAAAGGGTAATCCCTCACCGGAGTAGTATCACATGGTGTTCTTAAATGTCATTCGTTTTAATCACTTTCAGCTGGTGCAACCCCTCGTCTACTAAATACTTTTAACGATGCGCGGGGGCGTGCCAGCAGCTCCTATCCAACCGAATGAAGGCTAAATATTTGTCTTtcttgcctttttttcttgtaaaaagaggagaaactTGCGCGGTAGGTATAGGCTATTTTGCAATGTTATTTGCCACTGTGATAGTATTGTTggtctttcccttttttgcaaatgctTTTTTgcggagagggagaagctgCCTATAATATTGGTTTCCTAGCGAGCCCATTACTTGTAAAGTGATAGCCATAATGCgcctttaaattttttaatagcaTACACAAAATTGGACGAGGGGTTCATTTTAAGACGTGAAAAAATTACGCCATTTTGTGTACAGTATTATAGTAAGAAGGAGGCATCATTTGGGAGTAGGTGGTATCGCCTTTAACTGATAACATATGTAGTGGACCTTTTCCAACCATTTTCGTTGCCTGTTTATGCTTACCCTTGGCGGTTATTCGTTTGAGGCGAATTTAGTTGGCTATCGATGAACCAAACCTGCCGCACAGCGTTTAACCACGAGTCGTTATGCAAAAGTGGAGCAAAGCTGCTTTCAATGGTGCATAAGgtatttatttctttgcaCTTACACATGACGGTGTTCGCCTTCGTCCACCGCGGTTAGTGGAACTATCATATGCTAATGTTCCTTTTATATAGCTCATAAAATGGCAAAGggaatttattaaatacctttttttttttttccacgcgTGGGCATGACATCTGTAGGAATTTTACTTGCTTAGACATGCCCCATTCATTTGGTTGATTCGTTTATCTCGCCTACTTCACATTGCTGCGGTAGGGTTTCATTccgcctttttaaaatttttaaactgaAGATAAAAGGGGGAACCAGTAGGGCCCAACTGTGGCTGCGAATATGTAAGCAGTTCCAGTTGCTTCATTATAAGGGGGCTAATAACTTTCGGCGCAAGGGGAGAAAGTTTTTAcatattgcattttttattttttatttttaagaggCGTAGCAGATTATTTACTAGTTATGTGGTAGCTTCTTAACATTTGATTACAACTGCTGTGTGTTCGTTGTGCGGGTTGTACGTTCTAATGGAGGACCCATCTGCGGATTAGCAGGACGTATATCTCAACATATGCACAGTACCTTGGTAGGAATGATACGTGcatgcccattttgcatgtTGGGCTTAccataaaaagagaaaaggatACGCTTGGAGGCTGCTTCTTTAACGAAAATGCGGACATTTTTACGTATACCTTTAGCTCACCCGATAAGCACGGATTGTGTGCGGAAGGTGCGCACTAATCCTGGTGCAAAGGCCCCTTTTGCTGTTACGACATTTGCcttacaaataaaatttcttttaatgaaaaaaaattgaatttattttttctctttataaAAGTTATATTCTCTTGTATTTTCATAAAGCTGCTAGCTTcaacatatacatatttatgctGCCCATGTAATCTCTCGtattgtatatacatatgtacattgaGGGggtatatgtataatatacaaaaCGCTTTTGTTTCAtactattatatttttttgtcaaatttataaaaataatgatgttttttaactccaatgaaattaatacatacatgtaaaaaaaaaaaaaaaaaattcgaaaatataatatatatttgatattttttttatctttttggCATtgtttatgaaaaaatagaactgatataataatatatgggGTATGTAAGAAgacaaaaatttatatttaattagaagaaataaataaaaaacattcgTTTTAACCTCTGATGAATTAAAACATGGAAAATAaacacatgtatgtatgtatatatatatgtacattatatgtatatacatacatgcatatattatatgcacAGTTATCATGTATGTGCGCAGagatatatatcattataaaaaaggattaatagaaaaaattcaaCATCACATAATAATgtagtaatatataattttttattaacataagggaaaaaaaaaaatatacataaagtAGCTCTTAAATCTTGGTATATAAAACaggacttttttttccttctctaaATAGGTGCACGACAAGCTTCAGAAATAATGTAGCTTcgaaagaaatataaaaacataacaaCATATTATTTCGAAAGGtcacctccattttgctgaaTTGTAGTAAACACCAATTGCGAAACgtttacaaatatatatatatatttatatatatatttacatatactCATGTGTACATTATATAATAGGATATGCGTCTGCATAATAAAGTGCGTACACTATATATTCCGTGTTCTTCTGATGCAAGCAGGGGTAAACCCCCCTGCTCCACAAGCCACAAGGTAGGTTCTTCTCATTTGGTAAGTGCATCCTTTCTCACGCGCAggcgtacatatatatacatatacaaatatatgtacgcCCTCTGCTACTCTCTTATGGTCAGCTATCAATTATGCACATGATGCGATGTACTTCTTCTCGTACATATATCATCGTAAAgtcctttttccttcattctttctttttttttctttcctccgtTTAATAATATCCGTGGTATTTAAGTTTTTGGAAGATTTCCTAAAATTAAAGGTGGAAGGGGAATATTAATGTCAAACGGGTGGTCCAcagggaggggcaaaaatgagtGCAGCAAATTTTGTACACGAATTTGCATTACGTTCACActtatgtatacatataatgtttatatttatatttttatttatcatttgcCTCGCTTGCAACTCCTTCCTTTCCGCCTTACCTTTTTACCAACGATGTAGGACAAGTATAACATCACATTGAATAACAATAATCCGAGAAAAACGTTGAGGGCATAGCTGCATGAGCACTCTCCTACAACGGTTGGTTTGGCCATATAGTCTCCGAAGGTGTCGTACAAAGTGGCAGCAATTTTTGGGTCGTAGTTTGATGGGTCACTCATTTTGAAAGGTGGGGgagggaataaaaataggcttaatgaaaatgttttaaattatattaaaaaacgGGAAACTTCCACACGTTGTGAGTTTGCTGAGGTGAGACCTTCTGGTTTGACTGTAAGAGGGGCGGagaaggaaacaaaaaataagtacTACGTAgggtatattatattatgtatgtaatgtatgtacgcatataATACATCCACGTTGCGAGGCAATCTGGATGAAGCAAACAAATCGCAGCGTCCGTATTTTGCTAGCAATTcgtatgtacaaaaaaaagttcatatGATATTATTCATTCATTCTTCACATatgcattatattattatacgtATATATCATTCATGTAATAAACAGGACGCACGTTGAGGTTACTCAAAAACATCTTTGagtttttcttaaaaatgatttttagGATAGCATAAACATGAATATACAAATAAGCTTAAACTATACTACGAATATGCTATGCAATTGTACCTGTACTTCTGAAGGTTAGTAGGACGTTATTtgtatctttttaaaaatcttaAAACAATTAGagttataaaattgttattgTTACGATGTTTTTATGACTAAcagtttttaaaagaaaatgttataaaaaaaaaaagatataataaaaaattttattataatttgaaagttttgcaaaaagattGTTTACattaaaacaataataaatattattattttatttttgtatcgtttaagaatattattttttttaaatattctttattttatttttttttattaatttatttttttttttcataccgCAATATTATTTCCTTccagaattaaaaaaaaaaaatacctctTTGACTGAAgtaataaaatgttaatatattccGATTTTATTTATCACTAAAATGTGAGTTCTAAATGAATCcgaataaattttatattattatacatgtaaaatatataatatacataatatatataatacgcGCAATCTGGATTTGTTTAagttcattttctttttctttttctaatttggtatttcttttttattgatgtatattttctctactttgaaaaaatatttgtatttttattttttattatagctATTCTCTGTTTTGTTAGtgttttatttcgttttatttcgtcatattttgtattattttgtatattttattttacgttttttttttttttttgtagttacatatatattattcactTGTTCCGTTTTAAACGAATAATGCACTCtgatatatttcttttttttggcggcGTACTTTTTTGAATTAGAAAATAGGgaattgtatatattattatttattttgttttaatattaatgcatatattgaatgaaagcaaataaaaaaataattttgcatTCCGACTAAGAAAAGTAAATGCAATATTTTATGcgattttattatattcataaaaaaaaaattacattttgagggatataaatttttcttagTTTTCTTTTGggttttctaaatttttagatcatttttttgggggtATGCCGAATCTATcatttcgtattttttaGTTCAGTTTTGGTTCAATTttagtaaataattttagttAAACTTTTTGTGCTTATCttttggcaaatttttattgttcTTCCTTGCTGCGTTAAATTTTGCCTCTTCACTTCGCAGCGCATAAAATTTATCAGAATGAAGAAATCTTCATGCCGAGGAAGAAGATTCactttttacttaaaaaaatgatctaaaaaaatgatgcttGCTCATTTTAGggagtaggaaaaaaaattcgtaaagaaaagaaatctCAGCCTCCTGCATATTTCGTAAAACATTCTTAacagatgaaaaaaaaacgcgccagtaattatgcctttttttatgccgCATTTATTCTATTGTTATGATTATTTACTTTATGTCATCGTACAGtataaaccttttttttttttataagtatatatacaGTGAATTATCGCCGATTGGTACAAATTACGGTAtgcgaaaaaatattcttacgaaaaaaagaaaaactagGTATTCTCttgtttattaaatttttgccaTATAAAATAGACAAAGTGACACGTAggcaattatttttcttcgtcTGTTCAGCCCCCTCCAATGAACATTTGCAGtgttaacatatttatttatagcTTAACAGtttgtgaaaataattttctgaaaggtttttttttgcctttatcCGGTTTTAATAAGTGGGTAAAAAAATCGTACATTATGATGCAATATAATGCCatataatgttatataataatatttgctAAACCTGCTTAACTGGTAaaccctccctttttgccacGAAACAACAAAATTGGTTACTTATTCGTTTAGGGAAGGTCTGCTGTGCTTTTTCTAATGGGTAGATGAGTCAAAATGATACGGCGCAAGGCCAAAGGTGTATATTTGTCTTTTATTACAATGTACGCGCgtctatcatttttttaatcgcTCATAACTTTGCCACTACTtgatatgtatatataatatgtacataggGGGTGTCTTGGGGAAGTTTTTTTCTAGATTTTGCGatgtacatattttcatTGGCGCAAAAAAGTAACGCCTAAGCATATTTCAGCTCTTccagatttttttaattctattATACTTACACTCTATCTTATTCAATTTTACtaaaagaaaatgttttcgttttttctgaTAAAGAAAAGTGTTTTCTTTAGACGGAGGCCGCTTCAAAACtgcaacgaaaaaaaaagatgtatgtttttttttcctttgccaATTCTGCGATTTGTTTAGTACCATGTTTGCACTATAATATTACCATTCttccatatatgtatataaaattggagccccttttttttgctatctACAAATACTATCATATGATATGAAACGCAATTCAATCGAACAGCGTTTTGTccattttgaaagaaaaatgtttaaacGAGGTTCTTCGggcatattataaatttagcTTCTTTATGCGGTTggcgcgttttttttggggacCCCTCAGGACTCTGTTCTACTAACTCCCTTTTCGAAAAGCGATTTTCGGTagagttaaaaaaggaaagctgCTTGTGTGGTAAAAATGTGGCTGCCTTTCGAAAAGCATGTGAAAGAAACCTTTGGGCgtcccttttcattttcttaattttgttgATTTTCTTgattttcttaattttactCCCTTTTTACCACCACATGTTCAATGTAACATTATGCTTTCTGCTTGCTAAACGGATGTTGCCATAGTAACGGTATACGGTGAGAcactctcttttttttcgtcacgttcttctccttttgaGGTTTTATTTAGACCGAGTGGTGCCAGCATGCCATTGGCAGAATGGTTCATCGCATGTTGCCCATACCCCTTTTGTCTAATTcgtgcaaaaaggaagtggGGCACTGTTTTCTTTTCACACCTTGGCCTACATCTAAGGAGTAACACAAATGGGTATAAACGTGCGCCCATGCATTATTCACCCCCTCCATTGcgaagaatgaaaaatataagaacCGGAAGGGGTAAGCGTACCCCTATGTACCATTTTGAGTGGTAGAACTTGAAAGtttgaacaaaaataaaaataaaaataaaaaacgcaaaaCGGAAGAGAGCGAAAATGTAACTCTGCTTATTGTGCATGCGCTTGTGTGAGGAGTCTTTCCATTTTACACCAAAGAGGGTTCTAAACATATGGACGCATCTCATAAACAGGTGTCAATGTAGGGACTCCTCCACAGTTATACACATACTACGTGAAGAGTACTTCCTACCTCATGCGTAACAAATATAAGCACATTAGCAGGATTAATCAAAGCAACTACctcgcttccctttttcgtttAGTTCTCTTTTTAGGGTTAATTCGTTTTACACCCATATGTTAGagatttttcattttgtgaaaatttagaaaaaatttaatgagataaaaaaaaaatcaatcgTGTTGTAGAGCAGTTTCCAAAGCGCGATCACCCTTTCACTCACGCGTAATGAAATTTTGTTTTGTCttttgaatatattttactgcTAAGTGTCTACGTGAGGTACCCTTTATTGTGAGCACCTGCATTTGGAATAGCGCTTTTGTTAGATGCGCAGCATGTGTGTATGTTTATCTATACGAGGAAGTGATTCACCGAGTGAAAAATTGCAGTTTTATGGggaagttaaaaattttgaagccGCTTTTTCGAACACACCCACAAATACTCACGAGGAGTTAACTCAGTGGAATTAACTTTTGCCCCACGGAAGTTgctataaaatgaaaaagaaggagcaaaaaaaagaagcaaagtgaaGCGAAAATTCAAAATGGTCCTGCAGAGCGAACTGTATGATGCCTATTTTTGAAAGATTTCCCTTAACAGTGGCAATTCCGTAGTGACGACGCGAGGTGTACATTAATTGACTGCGCTTATCGAGTAGAGAAAATATAAGCTCCAGCGTGAGGCTTTAAAATTGGACTGAACTATTTTTAAAGGGTTAAAATAGGGTGGCGGTTATCAGGAAGGGTAACATGTGAGCTAtgagaaaagagaaaaaaaccacaaaatagttaatataatataatttatttatgttcCAATTCGTACAGATGTGATGGAAATGGGAGGTCTCATAGTAGGGGGGAAACTGAGAGAGGCGAACGAGTTTTGCTATACACTGTGCGTGTGAAATTAAATGACGAAAAAGGGGTTAAACTGTGTTAGCAAGAAAAGGAACCAAACGaattgaatatttttttcctcattaaGTAGTTATccattttagaaaattcCACAACAGTTTGAAATTTAAATACACGTACATGCGTATAGGTATAAATCCACACACTTGTGCATCCGCGTAATAACAGAACaaatcatttttgttctAACTTAAATTGGTTCtacatggggaaaaaaaaaaaaaaaaaaaaattactcttCGTTTTTGAATTAAATtagcgcgaaaaaaaatgattttcttttttttttttttttttttccttttaaacaATTCCGTTTTAATgattaaatgaaaaactgGCATTGCTCATATGAACCTCTGCAACGTTGTGACACATGCTTTCTAAAGTTGCAAATGTGCGAAACGAGGGTGCTTAAACATTAAGcctatattttgttttctgcGACGGAGAACTTTAGAGTATATTTGTTCCCACCATTCGACTACCACTACGAtgtttgctctttttttttttgtgtaaattttgCATTATCTTAACATTTACCCTTTCGCTGCGaacaaattgaaatttttaaaaaggaaaggatcAGAtgatagttttttttttttttttgtttagcaAAATGAATTGGTGTAAACACATTTGGTTAAATTTTCCTTGTGGTGTTCTTTTAGCTAAATTCGCCTTTGcattgttatttattttttttgttgttgttgcGCGCATTTTTAGATCCATGTAGATAATTacagaaattaaaaagagaacttttttttttctttttttctctacaaaaaaaaaaatattcagtTGTAAGTTATGACAACTGTTTGAGGTAATTGtgcgaattttttctttttttttgtgtgccataaattattaatatttttttttttttgcgaaccCCTTTTATCGAATCCGTTCCGTtgtaaaagaggaaaaaaaggtaaaacgAAAGGAAATTTCCCATAACATTAGCGCATGTGTGCTCAACACATCAGCGTAATGCGATGGTTTCTCTAAATTTTAAGTTGCCCATTTTAGGTCCAACAAATGGGCGATTAGATTTACTacctgtgtgtgtgcacatttgtgtTTATGTGCCCCCGTGTATTTTTCCCACTCCCATTTCCCCGCAATTCGTACACTTTCACCGCAGGTGTTTCACCATTCAGAGATCATTTTTAGGAAAGTTATAATGCGTGAAATTGctaaatgatttaaaaaatatatatatgcaacaAACAAGAAGTGCttggaaaaggggaaagccTATAATGAACCAAATTATAGCAGAAGggagaggaaagaaaaggaaaagcattACTGTAAAACTGCAAAGTGAAGTTCGACAGATCTACAGTTTGTagaatgaagaaaaacggATGGTGGGGAGTATGCTTCGGGGTTCTTCTCTTTCTTATCGGTACAATGTCGCAAAAGAGGGAGCAGTGGATTATCATGCAGACATGCGCGTGTGTGCAGCTCGAATGGGGAACCATGGGCAGATTAATGACCCCCCATTGGGGGTGATCTATATGGTGTCATTACACACCCTGTGGTAatcacccctttttgttaaaccttccccccctgtttTGTATGTGCAAGCTGGGGAAATGCCATAAACGAATCGaataaacacaaaaaggaggaaacgTCTTCTTCTGTTAATTCGTATTGGGGTAGACAACATGAGTCAGAATACCctggaaggaagaagaaaaattttaaaaaaaatagcttgTCCCCAGGAGAGGAGGGATGTAGGAATGATTGCCCCCCCAGCGGTAGTGATGGAAACGAATCAGGGTTATTTAAGAAGAAAGCACTTATACATTTAAGAGATAGCAAATTTAGAAGGAAGCCATCGCGGTATGCGTATATTAAAAGAAACGGTGAGAACAATTTGGATAGACTTCCGAGTAGCActgagaaggaggaaaataatGACCGTAATGGAGGTGCCAGttcctttttacaaaatttgaaCGTTCCCAATGTAGACGAGATTTTAGATTATTTCGAGATTGTAGGTGAACAGGGAGAGTTAGTCTTTTCATTAGAATCATACTATGTGGAGATCTACACGTGCAAAGAAATTGTGCGTTTTATAAACCGCCAAGCGTTAACCAACTTTAGCGGGAACTATGGGGATGATGAtggtgaggaggaagaagaagatgaggaTAGTGACTACAATTCTGGGTTAAGAAAAGATTCCAGGATACAAAATCTGTATCATCATATGAAACTCTCCATGATTTCTTGCATTTCTGAAAAGGTGAAGCTACTAAACGAAATAAATAGTTTGGAATACCCCCAGGCAGAGGATAGTGAAGAGGACTCAAGAGCAGAGAATTCTACCACATACAAATTACTCATAAATGAGTATGTAGATTGCTTAAAGAAGTATAGCGAAAATGTTAAAGGGAAGATAGCGGATGCTAAGAAAAGCATCGAAACAGAATatggaaataaattttgtcCTAATGAGTGCAATTCGAATGTGTATTTTGAAAGTGTACATTTGTACCTCTCATATGTCAATAATAATGCAGACATTTTGTACAATTCTAACATTAGCGATGCGaaggaatttttaaaatctggGACAAGCATTGTTAGCATTATAGAGAAAGAAATAGGGTTAAAGCATGTCATAAGTTCTATAAAGTTCCTGCAAAGTGAAATAAATAACATCATAAATAACTACAATTATCAcataaagaatataaaaactgCTATCGATAATATAAAGGagcatgaaaaaaatgataactcTATCGtgtttgataaaaaaagctTGGTGGAGAAAAGTTTCGACTTGGCAAAAAACATGTCCGTTTACAAATTTAACAATGAGATGTTCAATAGGATGAAAGTATTGTACGATTTGAAGAGaactaaatttaaaaaactatttattttcttagcAGAGGAGTTAGAGAATAAGCTTAACTCCTTTGCAGAGTCCGCGGAATTTCAGAAAACGTATGACTCGATAATTAACGACTGGAAATTTATCTTGGCATACGCGAAagatgtatataataaaaatttgaccaagataaaaaattacgaagGGAATGAAAGTTTAGAAGTTATCATAGTCAGAAATAAGGTGAAGGAAAAGCTAGCAACGTTGGAAGGTCTGGTAGACAAGTTAGAGGAcctatttaatataatcaaATCGAAGTATGTAATTATCATGTCAGCGAAATCGCTCATTGGGGAACTGAAGGGGGAATTCAAAACGGGAGAAAATGTCGAGCAGAAATTTGATGACCTCATAAGATTAATGGAAACGATAAGCAGCAAAATTAACACGATGAATGAAGGTATCGATACTGTAAATAAGACCTACTCCAGCATTAAGTATGTACAAATACAAATCGAAAACTTAAGCACTTCTATCGATGGGTACATGAACGAAATAGATGCCTTAAAAGCTAAGGGGTCAACGAATGATCATATTAGAGAAGAAATGGTGTCCAAAATGTTGTTCATTACGGAAAATAtcaacaatttgaaaaaaattctttccCTGGAGGAGAAGGCAAACGAAAATATTGCGCAAATTGATGAATTAATTATGGGAACATCGTTAGATATGAACGAAAttatagataaaaaaagtgacgcgtataataaaataaaaatgattattaaAGATGTTTATGAAGGCAATTTGAAGGACTTTCTAGACGAACTGTCTCTTAATGTAGACAAGAATAGAAATTCCATCAACCAAAGTAGTTCTACGAACGAACTGGATGGCgtgttaaataatataaaaggtGATTATGAGAAAATGAAATCTATCAAATGTGATAATATATCAGAATCTTTGCAGAACATAACGAATGAACTCAAAATTATTTCAGACGCCAAAgaggaaattttaaaaatccaATTCGGAGATATcaatgaaaaattaacaaactCGTTAGAGCAACTTCAGAGTGTCTACGACAAATTACAAGTTAGCACAACAGAGTATACAGCGGGAAAGGGGAAGATTGAGGAATACAAAACGGTTATactaaagggggaaaaagaattttttgaCAAAGCGTATGATAAGGATGAAGATATGTTAGAAGTGAAAGATGCTTACGCAAATTTTCTCAAACATAAGGATAATCTCCTCAAGAACAGAAGTAAAGTGTTTGAAGAATTCCATATGGCGAAAGAGGCCCTAAAAACGGCTAGGATTTACCTCCTATCTTATGTAGATGTGCcggaaaaatataacattatcaagggggaaacaaatcaaaaatataaaaagataatACAAGAAATTAATGACAAAGATGTCGATATCAAATTGGAAGAATACGAAGCAGACTTCAACAGGGACAACCAATTATCCGATAGCATCATAAAGGAAGTGGAccaatcaaataaaaatttgtctaacctgaaaattttaaacaagtCTATTAAAGATTGCTCCACGGATAGCAACATTATCGAAGAATtaattagcaaaaataattctctgaaggaaaaaattatttccgaaaggaaagaaatagAAGAAGATAATTTCATGGAACAACATGTGaagataaatttaaaaatcaaATTGAACGATGCTCGTATTACTCTTGAAAACAAATTGTATGACAACAATTTGACGAACTTGAAGACACAAATTAAGAATATTCTCGATTTTCACACAAGTtcgaaggaaaaatataaagatttGAACGAAACAGAcctgaagaaaataaaagaaaatgaagagtgGAAAAGCGCTAAGGAATTGATATACGCTCTTAATGTCGAATACGAAATATTGAAGAAGCAAGCGGATGGTCTGATCAGCAGCAAAAATagtgaaattataaaatggaTAGGCAACAGAATAGTGGAaaagaataaagaaataaatgaaaaagtgGATGAACATGTAAATTCGTTCGATGAAATTGTTGTAAAATCTAAGTCGCCCAGTTTTGTCAGAGATGTTAATCACTACCAAAATGGTGAgaataaagaaaaggcaaGACAGTTTAATGCAGAAGTGGAAGCTCTCGTTCGGAAGATCgaaacagaaaaggaaaagtttaacaaaattaaaacaaattctAATGAATACTTGGTACAAGCAAATCGAaagaaaagcgaaaatgtAGATTTCAAGGCCAAGGAAAAGGCCATGAAAGAAGTGTACGAACAAATTAG contains:
- a CDS encoding hypothetical protein, conserved (encoded by transcript PVX_101490A); the protein is MSDPSNYDPKIAATLYDTFGDYMAKPTVVGECSCSYALNVFLGLLLFNVMLYLSYIVGKKEIFQKLKYHGYY